In Lampris incognitus isolate fLamInc1 chromosome 20, fLamInc1.hap2, whole genome shotgun sequence, one genomic interval encodes:
- the eml3 gene encoding echinoderm microtubule-associated protein-like 3 isoform X4, with translation MSDSIVASENGHIGNPVLPDSRSRSATLDRSTQTVPIAQGMDAELDRVPVALTRVVQSLQLEDALPGGVPLAEGTCGKLYRIEGLEHEYEDEERDEEGGGEQDKELRWTSVVEEPIQPSVISRLQREDFQWDANGAPEEQSPGPPISLAATKDQSPAAHPGPLSPHPGEKKPLLRRNSEKLGKEMQERQKKRLEKKAASSANLLTRSSSLENRAKEMITGAGSPGSRRGTYSQGHSIKMFIRGRPITMYVPANIPNYEDLKMELPSEKLELDWVYGYRGRDCRANLYFLPTGEAVYFIACVVVLYHINNRTQRHYRKHTDCVRCLTLHPDKVRVASGQMAGVDKDGKPLQPCVHIWDSTTLVTLQQIGQGTFERGVGSVAFSFADSGAFLCVIDDSNEHMLSVWDCSKGTKHTEVKSTNEAVFAVEFNPSDSTNIITCGKSHVYFWTLSAGQLTKKQGIFGKYKKPKFIQCFIFSLTGDVLTGDSEGNILTWGKSAADVKTLGKGAKETFQIMRQTRAHEGSVFTLCTLQGGALLSGGGKDRKIIHWSADLAPERECEIPENLGAVRTIADVDGEELLVGTTRNAILRGNFSDGFVAIVQGHVDEMWGLATHPSQDVFLTCGHDRQVCLWNTEEHKLDWCTILEDYGLCADFCPNGSVVSVGLNTGRWLILDLLTREVVSESTDGNEQLSVMRYSPDGSFLAVGSHDNFIYIYNVTEKGRRYARFGKCNGHSSFITHLDWSKDGKYIMSNSGDYEILYWDVAAGCKLLRNRFDSKDREWASYTCVLGFHVMGVWLEGSDGTDINALCRSHSEKMVAVADDFCKVHLFQYPCPKPKAPSYKYEGHGSHVTNVGFTHSDSHLLSIGGKDTCILQWRVKGGGGMGDSRERLASSSASASSPEPFAS, from the exons ATGTCAGACAGCATTGTCGCCAGTGAGAATGGCCACATAGGAAATCCAGTGTTGCCGGATTCCAGGTCCAGATCTGCCACGCTGGACAGGTCAACCCAGACGGTGCCCATTGCACAGGGGATGGATGCCGAGCTGGACAGAGTCCCCGTAGCTCTCACCAGAGTGGTCCAGAGTCTGCAACTAGAAGATGCCCTCCCTGGGGGTGTGCCATTGGCAGAGGGGACCTGCGGCAAGCTCTACCGCATCGAAGGGCTGGAACACGAATATGAGGACGAGGAGCGGGACGAGGAAGGAGGAGGGGAGCAGGACAAGGAGCTGAGATGGACGTCAGTTGTGGAGGAGCCAATCCAGCCCAGCGTCATTAGCAGGCTACAGAGGGAGGACTTTCAATGGGATGCTAATGGCGCTCCAGAGGAGCAGAGCCCTGGCCCGCCGATCTCCCTGGCCGCCACTAAAGACCAGAGCCCCGCTGCTCATCCAGGACCTCTGTCCCCCCATCCAGGAGAGAAGAAACCACT ACTTCGAAGGAACAGCGAGAAGCTGGGGAAGGAGATGCAGGAAAGACAGAAAAAGCGTCTGGAAAAGAAGGCCGCGTCCTCGGCCAACCTCCTGACCCGCTCCTCCAGCCTGGAAAA CCGGGCCAAGGAGATGATAACTGGTGCAG gatCCCCTGGATCCCGAAGAGGAACCTACAGCCAAG GACACTCAATCAAGATGTTCATCCGTGGTCGACCCATCACGATGTACGTCCCCGCCAACATCCCCAACTATGAGGacctgaagatggagctgccttCAGAGAAGCTGGAGTTGGACTGGGT CTATGGTTATCGCGGGAGGGACTGCCGTGCCAATCTGTACTTCCTGCCGACAGGGGAGGCGGTGTACTTCATAGCCTGTGTGGTGGTGCTCTATCACATCAACAACCGCACTCAGCGCCACTACCGCAAACACACCGACTGTGTCCGCTG CCTCACCCTGCATCCTGACAAAGTCCGGGTGGCGTCTGGCCAGATGGCAGGGGTGGACAAAGATGGCAAG CCCCTGCAGCCTTGTGTTCATATCTGGGACTCGACCACCTTGGTCACCCTGCAGCAGATCGGCCAGGGCACCTTCGAGAGAGGAGTGGGCTCGGTGGCCTTCTCTTTCGCC GACTCGGGAGCGTTTCTGTGTGTGATCGACGATTCCAACGAACACATGCTGTCGGTGTGGGACTGCAGCAAGGGAACCAAGCACACAGAGGTTAAG agtaCCAACGAGGCTGTGTTTGCTGTAGAGTTCAACCCCAGTGACAGCACCAACATCATCACTTGCGGCAAGTCCCACGTCTACTTCTGGACCCTCAGCGCGGGCCAGCTCACCAAGAAGCAAGGCATTTTTGGT AAATACAAGAAGCCCAAGTTCATCCAGTGTTTCATCTTCAGCCTGACGGGAGACGTCCTGACCGGAGACTCCGAAGGCAACATCCTGACTTGGGGGAAATCAGCAGCAGATGTCAAGACGCTAGGAAAAGGCGCCAAGG AAACCTTCCAGATCATGCGTCAGACGAGGGCCCACGAAGGCAGCGTGTTTACCCTGTGCACTCTGCAGGGTGGTGCTCTGCTCAGCGGCGGGGGGAAAGACCGCAAGATCATCCACTGGAGCGCCGATCTGGCacctgagagagagtgtgag ATTCCTGAAAACTTGGGGGCAGTCCGTACCATTGCAGATGTGGATGGGGAAGAATTGTTGGTTGGCACTACCCGAAATGCCATACTGAGGGGCAACTTCTCAGACGGCTTTGTGGCAATAGTGCAG GGTCATGTGGATGAAATGTGGGGTTTGGCCACCCACCCCTCCCAAGACGTCTTCCTCACCTGTGGCCatgacagacaggtgtgtctGTGGAACACAGAGGAACACAAGCTGGACTGGTGCACTATACTGGAG GATTATGGACTATGTGCAGATTTCTGTCCAAATGGCTCAGTGGTGTCAGTCGGCCTCAACACAGGAAG GTGGCTCATCCTTGACCTGCTGACCAGGGAGGTCGTCTCCGAGTCCACCGACGGAAACGAGCAGCTGTCCGTCATGAGATACTCACCAG ATGGCAGCTTTCTGGCCGTGGGGTCCCATGATAACTTCATCTACATCTACAACGTGACCGAGAAAGGCCGGCGCTACGCCCGGTTCGGGAAGTGCAAT GGCCACTCCAGCTTCATAACTCATCTGGACTGGTCCAAAGATGGGAAGTACATCATGTCGAACTCGGGCGACTACGAGATCCTGTACT GGGACGTGGCAGCAGGGTGTAAACTGCTGAGGAACCGTTTCGATAGCAAAGACAGAGAATGGGCGTCTTATACCTGCGTGCTGGGCTTCCATGTCATGG GGGTGTGGCTGGAGGGCTCAGATGGCACAGACATCAACGCCCTGTGTCGCTCCCACAGCGAGAAGATGGTGGCGGTGGCCGATGACTTCTGCAAAGTCCACCTGTTCCAGTACCCGTGTCCTAAACCAAAA GCGCCGAGCTATAAATACGAAGGCCACGGCAGTCACGTGACCAACGTGGGCTTCACCCATAGCGACAGCCACCTGCTCTCCATCGGGGGGAAGGACACCTGCATCCTCCAGTGGAGGGtgaaggggggaggaggaatgGGTGACAGCAGGGAGAGACtggcctcctcctccgcctccgccAGCTCTCCAGAACCCTTCGCCAGCTAG
- the eml3 gene encoding echinoderm microtubule-associated protein-like 3 isoform X5: MFIRGRPITMYVPANIPNYEDLKMELPSEKLELDWVYGYRGRDCRANLYFLPTGEAVYFIACVVVLYHINNRTQRHYRKHTDCVRCLTLHPDKVRVASGQMAGVDKDGKPLQPCVHIWDSTTLVTLQQIGQGTFERGVGSVAFSFADSGAFLCVIDDSNEHMLSVWDCSKGTKHTEVKSTNEAVFAVEFNPSDSTNIITCGKSHVYFWTLSAGQLTKKQGIFGKYKKPKFIQCFIFSLTGDVLTGDSEGNILTWGKSAADVKTLGKGAKETFQIMRQTRAHEGSVFTLCTLQGGALLSGGGKDRKIIHWSADLAPERECEIPENLGAVRTIADVDGEELLVGTTRNAILRGNFSDGFVAIVQGHVDEMWGLATHPSQDVFLTCGHDRQVCLWNTEEHKLDWCTILEDYGLCADFCPNGSVVSVGLNTGRWLILDLLTREVVSESTDGNEQLSVMRYSPDGSFLAVGSHDNFIYIYNVTEKGRRYARFGKCNGHSSFITHLDWSKDGKYIMSNSGDYEILYWDVAAGCKLLRNRFDSKDREWASYTCVLGFHVMGVWLEGSDGTDINALCRSHSEKMVAVADDFCKVHLFQYPCPKPKAPSYKYEGHGSHVTNVGFTHSDSHLLSIGGKDTCILQWRVKGGGGMGDSRERLASSSASASSPEPFAS; encoded by the exons ATGTTCATCCGTGGTCGACCCATCACGATGTACGTCCCCGCCAACATCCCCAACTATGAGGacctgaagatggagctgccttCAGAGAAGCTGGAGTTGGACTGGGT CTATGGTTATCGCGGGAGGGACTGCCGTGCCAATCTGTACTTCCTGCCGACAGGGGAGGCGGTGTACTTCATAGCCTGTGTGGTGGTGCTCTATCACATCAACAACCGCACTCAGCGCCACTACCGCAAACACACCGACTGTGTCCGCTG CCTCACCCTGCATCCTGACAAAGTCCGGGTGGCGTCTGGCCAGATGGCAGGGGTGGACAAAGATGGCAAG CCCCTGCAGCCTTGTGTTCATATCTGGGACTCGACCACCTTGGTCACCCTGCAGCAGATCGGCCAGGGCACCTTCGAGAGAGGAGTGGGCTCGGTGGCCTTCTCTTTCGCC GACTCGGGAGCGTTTCTGTGTGTGATCGACGATTCCAACGAACACATGCTGTCGGTGTGGGACTGCAGCAAGGGAACCAAGCACACAGAGGTTAAG agtaCCAACGAGGCTGTGTTTGCTGTAGAGTTCAACCCCAGTGACAGCACCAACATCATCACTTGCGGCAAGTCCCACGTCTACTTCTGGACCCTCAGCGCGGGCCAGCTCACCAAGAAGCAAGGCATTTTTGGT AAATACAAGAAGCCCAAGTTCATCCAGTGTTTCATCTTCAGCCTGACGGGAGACGTCCTGACCGGAGACTCCGAAGGCAACATCCTGACTTGGGGGAAATCAGCAGCAGATGTCAAGACGCTAGGAAAAGGCGCCAAGG AAACCTTCCAGATCATGCGTCAGACGAGGGCCCACGAAGGCAGCGTGTTTACCCTGTGCACTCTGCAGGGTGGTGCTCTGCTCAGCGGCGGGGGGAAAGACCGCAAGATCATCCACTGGAGCGCCGATCTGGCacctgagagagagtgtgag ATTCCTGAAAACTTGGGGGCAGTCCGTACCATTGCAGATGTGGATGGGGAAGAATTGTTGGTTGGCACTACCCGAAATGCCATACTGAGGGGCAACTTCTCAGACGGCTTTGTGGCAATAGTGCAG GGTCATGTGGATGAAATGTGGGGTTTGGCCACCCACCCCTCCCAAGACGTCTTCCTCACCTGTGGCCatgacagacaggtgtgtctGTGGAACACAGAGGAACACAAGCTGGACTGGTGCACTATACTGGAG GATTATGGACTATGTGCAGATTTCTGTCCAAATGGCTCAGTGGTGTCAGTCGGCCTCAACACAGGAAG GTGGCTCATCCTTGACCTGCTGACCAGGGAGGTCGTCTCCGAGTCCACCGACGGAAACGAGCAGCTGTCCGTCATGAGATACTCACCAG ATGGCAGCTTTCTGGCCGTGGGGTCCCATGATAACTTCATCTACATCTACAACGTGACCGAGAAAGGCCGGCGCTACGCCCGGTTCGGGAAGTGCAAT GGCCACTCCAGCTTCATAACTCATCTGGACTGGTCCAAAGATGGGAAGTACATCATGTCGAACTCGGGCGACTACGAGATCCTGTACT GGGACGTGGCAGCAGGGTGTAAACTGCTGAGGAACCGTTTCGATAGCAAAGACAGAGAATGGGCGTCTTATACCTGCGTGCTGGGCTTCCATGTCATGG GGGTGTGGCTGGAGGGCTCAGATGGCACAGACATCAACGCCCTGTGTCGCTCCCACAGCGAGAAGATGGTGGCGGTGGCCGATGACTTCTGCAAAGTCCACCTGTTCCAGTACCCGTGTCCTAAACCAAAA GCGCCGAGCTATAAATACGAAGGCCACGGCAGTCACGTGACCAACGTGGGCTTCACCCATAGCGACAGCCACCTGCTCTCCATCGGGGGGAAGGACACCTGCATCCTCCAGTGGAGGGtgaaggggggaggaggaatgGGTGACAGCAGGGAGAGACtggcctcctcctccgcctccgccAGCTCTCCAGAACCCTTCGCCAGCTAG